Part of the Desulfobacterales bacterium genome, GTCGTAAAACGGCACGGTTTCCATGGCGGTAAAGATACCCATGGCAGCATGAGCCATCGGGTCCCTGGCTCCATCGGTACCAGCGCCTGGCCTTCACGGGTCGCCAAGGGGAAAAAAATGCCCGGGCAATACGGCAATGACCGTATTACGATCCGCAATCTGGAGATTGTCGAAATCCGGCCGGATCAACATCTGATTTTATTAAAGGGCGCCGTACCGGGGTTCAAAACTGGAATTGTTTCCATCAACAAAGTAAAACTTAAGAAATAGCTACAAATTTGGGACAACCTACAGCCTCCAGGGGTGGTTGCCACCGATAGATCCATAGAGGATAATTATGCCAGTTGTTGATGTATTAAACACCAAAGGTGAAAAGGTTTCACAGACCGAACTTGCGGACAGCTTGTTTGATGTTCCTGTGAAACAGAGCGTCTTGCACGAGGTTGTCACCATGCAGTTGGCCTGCCGGCGTGCGGGAACAGCATCCGTCAAACACCGTTCCGATGTCAGCGGAAGCGGGCGGAAACTCTTTCGCCAGAAGGGTACCGGACGTGCCCGGCGGGGGGATATTAAGGCCCCGCCCTTACGCGGCTCAGGTTCGATCTTCGGCCCGGATCCCCGTTCATACAGCTACCGGGTGCCGAGGAAGGTGCGCAAAATGGCCCTTAAAATGGCTTTAAGCTGTAAACTGAAAGATAACCAACTGGTTGTGCTGGATGGATTCAGCCTTGGGAAGATCCGCACAAAGGATTTCATGGATGCCTTGAACAGCCTGGAAGTCCAAAACGCGCTGATCATTATCGATCAAAAGGATGAAAATCTGGAACTGTCATCCCGCAACGTGCCGGATGTTAAGGTTCTTAGAACGGAAGGCTTAAACGTGTACGACATCCTTAAGTATGAGAATCTGGTCCTGCTGGAGTCTTCGATCAAAGGAATTGAAGGGAGGCTGCTCTCATGATTCAGTATGATATTATCAAACGTCCGTTGATCACCGAAAAAACGAGCATTCAAAAAGAAGCCGCCAATCAGGTTTCCTTTGAAGTGGACCGCCGGGCGAACCGGGTTGAAATTAAACGGGCGATTGAAAAGATATTTAGTGTCAGGGTTTCAAGCGTGAAAACCATGCAGGTTAAAGGAAAGACGAAACAACGCGGCCGAATTGTCGGGAAACGCAAAGATTGGAAAAAAGCGATTGTGACATTGTTGCCGGGCGAACGGATTGATTTCTTCGAAGGCGTTTAACAAATCAGCGAACAAGGGCTGATCGTCGGCCGGAGGGCCGGATAACACACCTGAATATGAGGAACAAGTAATGGCAGTAAAAAAAGTAAAACCCACGTCTCCTGGCAGGCGTTTTCAGATTTATTCAACCTTTGAAGAGATCACTAAGGATGTACCTGAGAAAAGCCTGCTGAAAAGAATTAAAAAAACAGGCGGACGCAATGTGAACGGACATGTTACCTGTCGGCATCGCGGCGGCGGAAGCAAACGGCATTACCGCATCATTGATTTTAAGCGGGACAAAAACGGGATACCGGCCAAGGTGGCGGCCATTGAATATGATCCCAACCGCTCGGCCAGAATTGCGCTGCTGCATTATGTCGATGGTGAAAAACGTTATATTTTGGCGCCGCTGAATCTGGCGGTGGGCGATAGTGTACTTTCCGGTCCCCAGGCCGATATTAAACCCGGCAATACGCTTCCCCTCAGCAACATCCCTTTGGGAACCCATATCCATAATATCGAATTGCGCATCGGTAGAGGCGGACAGATTGTCCGGAGCGCCGGGACATTCGCGCAGTTGATGGCCAAAGAGGATAGGTATGCCCTGGTTAAGCTACCTTCCGGCGAAGTGCGCATGATATTACTGCAATGCACAGCCACGATCGGTCAGCTTGGCAATGTGGTTCACGAAAATATTTCCCTGGGCAAAGCAGGCCGGACGCGTTGGCAGGGGAGACGTCCCAAGGTGCGCGGGGTTGCCATGAACCCGGTCGACCATCCCATGGGGGGCGGCGAGGGAAGATCCTCAGGCGGGCGACATCCCTGCTCACCGTGGGGGATGCCCACAAAGGGATACCGTACCCGAAAAAACAAGCGTAGTGATCGTTATATCGTTAAAAAGCGGACAAAAAAATAGGACTGAATCCGATCGTTAATTCAGTGGACAGCAAATAAAGATACCAGGAGAAGTTATGCCTCGATCGTTAAAAAAGGGACCTTTTATTGAGCCGAAATTGTTAAAGAGGGTCATGGCGACGCAACAATCCCGCAGCAGTCGGGTTATTAAAACATGGTCAAGACGCTCGACTATTATTCCTGAAATGGTCGGCATTACCTTGGCGGTTCATAACGGCAGGAAATTTATACCGGTTTTTGTGTCGGAAAATATGGTCGGTCACAAACTGGGAGAATTCTCTCCGACACGAACATTTTATGGACATGCCGGTGACAAGAAATCAAAACTGAAAAAATAAATTGATGACAACACTTCTAACGAAAAAAAAGGAATAACAGTGATGGAGGTTAGAGCGGTTTCGAAATATATACGCGTTTCTCCTCAAAAGGTTCGAACGCTGATTGGGGCCGTCAAGGGCAAACCGGTTGAAGCCGGCCTCAATGCGCTGAAGTTCATGCCGCAAAAGGCGGCCAAAATTTTAGAAAAAACGCTTCGCAGCGCAGTGGCCAATGCCGATCAGAATCCGGATATCGATGTTGAT contains:
- the rplD gene encoding 50S ribosomal protein L4, whose protein sequence is MPVVDVLNTKGEKVSQTELADSLFDVPVKQSVLHEVVTMQLACRRAGTASVKHRSDVSGSGRKLFRQKGTGRARRGDIKAPPLRGSGSIFGPDPRSYSYRVPRKVRKMALKMALSCKLKDNQLVVLDGFSLGKIRTKDFMDALNSLEVQNALIIIDQKDENLELSSRNVPDVKVLRTEGLNVYDILKYENLVLLESSIKGIEGRLLS
- the rplW gene encoding 50S ribosomal protein L23 is translated as MIQYDIIKRPLITEKTSIQKEAANQVSFEVDRRANRVEIKRAIEKIFSVRVSSVKTMQVKGKTKQRGRIVGKRKDWKKAIVTLLPGERIDFFEGV
- the rplB gene encoding 50S ribosomal protein L2, translated to MAVKKVKPTSPGRRFQIYSTFEEITKDVPEKSLLKRIKKTGGRNVNGHVTCRHRGGGSKRHYRIIDFKRDKNGIPAKVAAIEYDPNRSARIALLHYVDGEKRYILAPLNLAVGDSVLSGPQADIKPGNTLPLSNIPLGTHIHNIELRIGRGGQIVRSAGTFAQLMAKEDRYALVKLPSGEVRMILLQCTATIGQLGNVVHENISLGKAGRTRWQGRRPKVRGVAMNPVDHPMGGGEGRSSGGRHPCSPWGMPTKGYRTRKNKRSDRYIVKKRTKK
- the rpsS gene encoding 30S ribosomal protein S19, with amino-acid sequence MPRSLKKGPFIEPKLLKRVMATQQSRSSRVIKTWSRRSTIIPEMVGITLAVHNGRKFIPVFVSENMVGHKLGEFSPTRTFYGHAGDKKSKLKK
- the rplV gene encoding 50S ribosomal protein L22 translates to MEVRAVSKYIRVSPQKVRTLIGAVKGKPVEAGLNALKFMPQKAAKILEKTLRSAVANADQNPDIDVDALIIRNITADQGPTLKRFRARARGRGARILKRTAHITVTLAEKSV